In Silene latifolia isolate original U9 population unplaced genomic scaffold, ASM4854445v1 scaffold_375, whole genome shotgun sequence, a single genomic region encodes these proteins:
- the LOC141639401 gene encoding 3-ketoacyl-CoA synthase 11-like produces the protein MAQQSGENTTDLIGDQKNEKRDNNNLPDFKLSVKLKYVKLGYHYLISNFMYFMLIPLILTIISSTAHMSLHSVHDMVQISMDLVKYNFVTGFLCTAVLVFLSTVYFMSRPRKVYLVNFACYKPDSARKVSRELFMDRTNNLGIFSQPNVEFQKKILERSGLGQDTYFPEALIRVPPNPCMVEARKEAELVMFGAIDELLAKTGVKAKEIGVLVVNCSLFNPTPSLSAMIVNHYKLRGNILSYNLGGMGCSAGLISIDLAKELLQVHANTYALVVSTENITQNWYWGNDRSMLLSNCLFRMGGAAILLSNKWSDRRRSKYQLIHTVRTHKGAEDKSYTCVYQKEDEDKKIGVSLSKDLMAVAGQSLKANITTLGPLVLPMSEQLLFFVALVAKKAFNFKIKPYIPDFKLAFEHFCIHAGGRAVLDELEKNLELTDWHMEPSRMTLYRFGNTSSSSLWYELAYAEAKGRIKKGHRTWQIAFGSGFKCNSAVWRALRTINPAQEKNPWIDEIDNFPVPVPKLTPITS, from the exons ATGGCGCAACAGTCGGGTGAGAACACTACTGATCTTATCGGCGACCAAAAAAATGAAAAGCGCGACAACAATAATCTTCCAGACTTCAAATTATCGGTCAAATTGAAGTATGTGAAACTCGGGTATCACTATTTAATCTCAAATTTCATGTATTTTATGTTAATCCCATTAATACTTACAATTATAAGTAGTACCGCACATATGTCGTTACACTCGGTACATGACATGGTCCAAATATCAATGGACCTTGTCAAGTACAATTTCGTGACTGGATTTCTATGTACGGCCGTATTGGTCTTCCTAAGCACGGTCTACTTTATGAGCCGGCCTAGGAAGGTATACTTGGTAAACTTCGCATGTTACAAACCCGACTCAGCCCGAAAGGTGTCTAGGGAGCTCTTTATGGATAGAACAAACAACCTAGGGATATTTTCACAACCAAATGTGGAGTTCCAAAAGAAGATCTTGGAAAGGTCGGGTTTAGGACAAGATACATATTTCCCGGAAGCATTGATTAGGGTTCCTCCAAACCCGTGTATGGTGGAGGCCCGAAAAGAGGCCGAATTGGTGATGTTTGGAGCCATAGATGAGTTGTTGGCTAAGACAGGGGTTAAAGCTAAGGAAATAGGGGTTTTGGTGGTGAATTGCAGTTTGTTTAACCCAACTCCATCATTATCTGCTATGATTGTTAATCATTATAAACTAAGAGGAAATATTTTGAGCTATAATCTTGGTGGTATGGGTTGTAGTGCTGGTCTCATTTCTATTGATCTTGCAAAGGAGCTTCTCCAG GTGCATGCGAACACCTATGCTTTAGTTGTGAGCACGGAGAACATAACGCAAAATTGGTACTGGGGAAATGACAGATCAATGTTATTGTCAAATTGTTTATTTCGTATGGGAGGGGCAGCAATTCTACTCTCTAATAAATGGTCGGACCGACGTCGTTCCAAGTACCAACTCATTCACACGGTACGTACCCATAAGGGTGCCGAGGACAAGTCTTACACTTGTGTCTATCAAAAAGAAGACGAGGACAAGAAAATTGGCGTGTCCCTCTCAAAGGACTTAATGGCGGTCGCTGGACAATCCCTAAAGGCCAACATTACAACCCTAGGACCATTAGTCCTTCCTATGTCGGAACAACTTTTATTTTTTGTTGCCTTGGTCGCTAAAAAAGCGTTTAATTTTAAAATCAAACCATATATTCCTGATTTTAAGCTTGCTTTCGAGCATTTTTGCATTCATGCCGGTGGAAGGGCCGTATTGGATGAGCTGGAGAAGAATCTCGAGCTAACAGATTGGCATATGGAACCGTCTCGCATGACACTTTATAGGTTTGGTAACACGTCCAGTAGCTCGTTGTGGTATGAATTAGCCTATGCTGAGGCTAAGGGTAGGATTAAAAAGGGGCATAGAACATGGCAAATCGCATTCGGGTCGGGTTTTAAGTGCAATAGCGCTGTTTGGCGTGCATTAAGGACTATTAATCCGGCTCAAGAGAAGAACCCTTGGATTGATGAAATTGACAATTTTCCAGTCCCTGTGCCTAAACTCACACCAATCACCTCCTAA